The following are encoded together in the Humulus lupulus chromosome 5, drHumLupu1.1, whole genome shotgun sequence genome:
- the LOC133834567 gene encoding cyclic nucleotide-gated ion channel 1-like, whose protein sequence is MANRNESTSIKMESEKEEEDSSELKMENYKQLMLNKMFLIAHMAAIVNDPFFYYIPILNLEHKCLRMDPVLKIVVPGFRIVLDSFYIFRLFYLKSRNNGISDDWTSSNKSDIAIVISAIIPLPQVIIFSLFPKVSCMANWNRYMGFLDLFLLLQYVPRIIPIYKSCVELNWSYDSMADRVFIKGALNFFLFIAASHITGAFWYFFSIQRLKACWLEYACGKNHQGYASFTCDRNYSKSDQILSPVNNVCPTNSSQEDTKFGIFNSAITSNLVGITNDFPRKYMLSFWWGLRHLSSYGQNLETSSYVWEAIFAILISIVGLLLVLYLIGNLQTYMQLDIPRTNDIKQKLKKREGEIYDMTKNNDYKSTVKQSIRKNLRKILTEQEDLEHLNDLIDLLKDFFADNPNAKQSELEEKFVEWEKSISDGKIFQEGKKRKSVRKWMRDNNTIPKEIRLRVKERVICRLADEVEDVNIVSVLRVLNGSQEEFLLKKHLCESILRKFDKLEDVMEKAIELLKPVIYEENENIISKGEPLDLMCFITQGVVWCDDGTSGAVQPAQNQANDSNTSASSIVVRPIEIEGGQDHYGKELLDWQLNNKSIDEEDFPMAKCNIKCHTVVEAFVLKAIDLQTLFPGTKKVFSKTSSTVSSKPRWIGQPYMKVDK, encoded by the exons CTCATCAGAACTGAAGATGGAGAACTATAAACAATTAATGCTGAATAAGATGTTTCTAATTGCACATATGGCTGCTATCGTAAACGATCCATTCTTTTACTATATTCCAATTCTAAATCTGGAACACAAGTGCCTTAGAATGGACCCAGTCTTGAAAATTGTGGTTCCTGGTTTCCGAATTGTGCTAGATTCCTTTTATATCTTTCGACTTTTTTATTTGAAGTCCCGTAATAATGGTATATCTGATGATTGGACTTCCTCCAACAAATCCGATATCGCTATTGTCATTTCTGCTATAATCCCACTTCCACAG gtGATAATTTTTTCTCTGTTTCCCAAAGTATCATGCATGGCAAATTGGAATAGATATATGGGATTTCTGGACTTATTTCTTCTGTTGCAATATGTGCCAAGAATCATCCCAATCTACAAATCATGCGTGGAACTAAATTGGAGTTATGATTCTATGGCTGACCGTGTATTCATCAAAGGCGCCTTAAATTTCTTTCTCTTTATTGCTGCCAGTCAT ATAACTGGGGCCTTTTGGTACTTTTTTTCTATACAACGACTGAAAGCATGCTGGCTGGAATATGCTTGTGGAAAAAACCACCAAGGATATGCTTCATTTACCTGCGATAGGAATTACTCCAAGAGCGATCAAATTCTATCACCTGTGAATAATGTGTGCCCTACAAATTCATCACAAGAAGATACAAAATTTGGGATATTTAACTCTGCCATTACCTCTAACTTGGTTGGAATAACAAACGATTTTCCAAGAAAGTACATGCTGTCTTTTTGGTGGGGCTTGCGACATTTAAG TTCTTACGGTCAAAATCTTGAAACCAGTAGTTATGTATGGGAAGCCATCTTCGCAATTCTTAtttcaatcgtgggtttactcTTAGTTTTATACTTAATTGGAAATCTACAG ACATACATGCAGTTGGATATCCCAAGAACAAACGACATAAAACAGAAGCTAAAAAAGAGAGAAGGTGAAATATATGACATGACCAAAAACAATGATTACAAAAGTACAGTTAAGCAAAGCATAAGAAAAAATCTTAGAAAAATACTGACCGAACAAGAAGATCTTGAGCATTTGAATGATCTGATCGATCTTCTTAAAGATTTTTTTGCTGACAACCCAAATGCAAAACAATCAGAGCTAGAGGAA AAATTTGTGGAATGGGAAAAAAGCATATCTGATGGGAAAATTTTCCAGGAGGGGAAGAAACGTAAGAGTGTAAGAAAATGGATGAGAGATAATAATACAATCCCCAAGGAAATACGATTGAGAGTTAAGGAACGTGTAATATGCAGATTAGCAGACGAAGTAGAAGATGTTAATATTGTCAGTGTGCTTCGTGTTCTTAATGGTTCTCAGGAAGAATTCTTACTAAAGAAACACCTCTGCGAGTCTATCCTAAGGAAATTT GATAAATTAGAAGATGTGATGGAAAAAGCCATAGAGCTTCTGAAGCCAGTGATCTACGAAGAGAACGAAAATATAATCTCAAAGGGAGAACCACTTGATTTGATGTGTTTTATCACCCAAGGCGTGGTGTGGTGCGACGATGGCACAAGTGGCGCAGTACAACCAGCTCAAAACCAAGCAAATGACTCCAACACAAGTGCTAGTAGTATAGTAGTACGACCGATCGAGATTGAGGGTGGTCAAGATCACTATGGAAAAGAACTTCTGGACTGGCAGTTGAACAATAAAAGTATTGATGAGGAGGATTTTCCCATGGCCAAATGTAACATCAAATGCCATACAGTAGTTGAAGCCTTTGTTCTTAAAGCCATCGACTTGCAAACATTATTCCCAGGGACAAAGAAGGTCTTCTCGAAGACATCATCCACCGTGTCTTCGAAGCCAAGGTGGATTGGTCAGCCATACATGAAAGTTGACAAATAA